A genomic window from Desulfatiglans anilini DSM 4660 includes:
- a CDS encoding MBL fold metallo-hydrolase, with product MMDVVLLGTGTALPLSDRASPAIAVREADHLFCLDLGPGTLRQMARAGLPLTALRGVFLTHFHPDHCADLVPLLFALRNPSFAASRTQMVLAGPAGLTDMLSHLEAAYAGSTLRWSECVSVREIRPENDGVLAIGSLEISTACTRHSAQGISYRIRSSDGKILVYSGDTDYCDEIVHLAQDADILILECAFPDQSPVPGHLTPSSAARIAEQSGARHLVLTHFYPECLKTDIAGDCRRAYSGELTLGSDLLLLRL from the coding sequence ATGATGGATGTTGTCCTCCTCGGCACGGGCACCGCCCTGCCACTATCTGATCGCGCATCTCCAGCCATTGCCGTCCGCGAGGCAGATCACCTCTTCTGCCTTGATCTCGGACCGGGCACGCTCCGGCAAATGGCCAGAGCCGGCCTGCCCTTGACCGCTCTGCGAGGGGTGTTTCTAACGCATTTTCACCCGGACCACTGCGCCGATCTGGTTCCGCTTCTCTTCGCCTTGCGCAACCCGTCTTTTGCCGCCTCCAGAACTCAAATGGTCCTCGCCGGCCCGGCCGGCCTGACAGACATGCTCTCTCACCTCGAAGCAGCCTACGCGGGCTCTACCTTACGATGGAGTGAATGCGTATCGGTCAGGGAGATCCGCCCTGAAAATGATGGAGTCTTGGCCATCGGTTCGCTGGAGATATCGACCGCATGCACCCGCCACTCTGCGCAGGGAATCAGTTACCGCATACGCTCCTCGGACGGGAAGATCCTTGTATATTCAGGCGATACAGATTATTGCGACGAGATCGTCCACCTTGCGCAGGATGCCGATATTCTCATCCTCGAATGCGCCTTTCCAGACCAGTCGCCTGTACCCGGGCACCTGACCCCTTCCTCAGCCGCCCGTATTGCCGAACAATCCGGCGCCCGGCATCTGGTGCTGACCCATTTTTATCCGGAGTGTCTGAAAACAGACATTGCCGGAGATTGCCGGCGGGCGTATAGTGGAGAGCTTACGCTTGGCTCGGATCTACTGCTGTTGAGGCTTTGA
- a CDS encoding molybdopterin-binding protein codes for MTGKYKSSATIISVDQAVGTVLAHDITEIRPGQFKGPAFKKGHIIREEDIRHLKRLGKEHLYVLKLGRDELHEDEAALRIANVIAGPGVSFEESPSEGKIALKAARSGLLKINVEALVELNMTPEISCSSRHTNTVVQAGDILAATRAIPLILKEKTLMEALEAIRTYGPVFTVTALAQPPTGLVVTGNEVYTGLIEDKFAPILRKKLAAYGCEICKLVFSPDKLDRIVDGIRSVIQAGARLVMVAGGMSVDPDDISRLAVAEAGADPVIYGTPVLPGAMFLYGRIGEIPILGLPACVLFYRATVLDLVLPRVLAGEEITRRDLAVMAHGGMCLQCEACRYPVCPFGK; via the coding sequence ATGACAGGCAAATACAAATCATCCGCAACCATCATATCTGTCGACCAGGCCGTCGGCACCGTCCTGGCACATGACATCACGGAGATCAGGCCCGGCCAGTTCAAAGGCCCGGCTTTCAAGAAGGGGCATATCATCCGGGAAGAAGACATACGGCATTTGAAGCGTTTAGGGAAGGAACATCTGTATGTCTTGAAGCTGGGACGGGACGAACTTCATGAGGACGAAGCCGCGCTCAGGATCGCCAACGTCATCGCAGGGCCGGGTGTGAGCTTCGAAGAGTCTCCGTCTGAAGGAAAAATCGCCCTCAAGGCGGCGCGCTCTGGACTGCTGAAGATCAACGTGGAAGCCCTGGTGGAATTGAACATGACCCCGGAGATCTCCTGCTCGTCCCGCCACACGAACACCGTCGTCCAAGCTGGCGACATCCTGGCCGCCACCCGCGCTATCCCTCTCATCCTGAAAGAAAAGACCCTCATGGAAGCGCTGGAAGCGATACGAACCTATGGACCCGTCTTTACGGTCACGGCACTGGCCCAACCCCCGACCGGTCTGGTCGTGACGGGAAACGAGGTCTACACCGGTCTCATCGAGGATAAATTCGCGCCCATCCTCCGCAAAAAGCTGGCCGCCTATGGCTGTGAGATATGCAAACTCGTCTTCTCCCCCGACAAACTGGACCGGATCGTGGACGGGATCCGCTCGGTCATTCAGGCCGGCGCCCGGCTCGTCATGGTCGCCGGCGGCATGAGCGTCGACCCGGACGACATCAGCCGGCTGGCGGTCGCTGAAGCCGGAGCCGACCCCGTCATTTACGGTACGCCGGTCCTGCCCGGGGCGATGTTCCTTTACGGCCGCATCGGAGAGATCCCGATCCTCGGTCTGCCGGCATGCGTACTTTTTTACAGGGCGACCGTTCTCGACCTCGTTCTCCCGAGGGTACTCGCCGGGGAGGAGATCACGCGGCGCGACCTGGCCGTAATGG